In Carya illinoinensis cultivar Pawnee chromosome 9, C.illinoinensisPawnee_v1, whole genome shotgun sequence, the following are encoded in one genomic region:
- the LOC122275649 gene encoding membrane protein PM19L-like, which produces MAGEQQMKPTSELLLIVNFCMYVVDLGIGARAMNRVIFDHGFIIGPRFDLLAHFLPIYFPIGNVAIGFFVTFSLIAGVVGVASAISGLNHVPSWTAEGYCCLGERWNHS; this is translated from the exons ATGGCTGGTGAGCAACAAATGAAACCTACCTCCGAGCTCCTTTTGATCGTCAATTTTTGTATGTACGTCGTAGATTTGGGAATTGGTGCTCGGGCTATGAATAGAGTAATATTTGATCATGGCTTCATCATTG GACCCAGATTTGATCTTCTGGCGCATTTTTTGCCGATATACTTTCCGATAGGAAATGTTGCCATTGGGTTCTTTGTCACGTTTTCTTTGATAGCCGGAGTTGTTGGTGTTGCATCAGCAATATCCGGACTCAACCATGTCCCTTCTTGGACTGCTGAAGGCTATTGTTGCTTGGG AGAACGATGGAATCATTCCTAA
- the LOC122275648 gene encoding uncharacterized protein LOC122275648 codes for MPSGGKKKRAAKKKKGSETHTPKLSTNDIQGNDDLKSQDGKESDSGEVNSPASRDQGSDQNQFNEGSEDLEERDPSSIQSFVAEDKSMEGFPINVEGAQKIGLEDDGAIEIERELQSEENFESKNGSIEHLELAKESHDGNDQSSSSSSSDDEARVTNGKPKEAYNSVLEASSYDDLVKPVDSLPAEAMWATENPSVGETVNLIAETAPFIESVKTVASVSQETSHRTESAPVENPVIADVVESGPKENPLVESPNLVVSVSQETIYMTESASIQNQVVADVVESGPKENPVVEFPNPAVSVSLETIHMTESAPVENPVIADVVELGPKENPLVESPNLEVSVSHETIHLTESAPVENTMVADVVELGPKENPLVESPNPAVSVSLETIHMTESAPVVNPVVADVVESRSNESDEKLLRKSSQAPVAVMDLTVNNNEDGIFPLSDDHVQASLTVVESVSNGYEGKISPSSSVPVAATSNSAAHVKDSEIPEYSESQPLVAPAPQMVKRTSWLSCCGLFEVLTGTGR; via the exons ATGCCTTCAGGTGGCAAGAAGAAAAGAGctgcaaagaaaaagaagggcaGCGAAACCCACACCCCCAAGCTCTCAACCAACGACATTCAAG GAAATGACGATTTGAAATCCCAAGATGGGAAAGAAAGTGATAGTGGAGAGGTTAATAGCCCTGCATCTCGGGACCAGGGCAGTGACCAAAATCAATTTAACGAGGGAAGCGAGGACTTGGAGGAGAGAGACCCTTCATCCATTCAGTCATTTGTTGCTGAAGACAAGTCTATGGAGGGATTCCCTATTAATGTAGAGGGTGCACAGAAAATAGGCTTAGAGGATGATGGTGCTATTGAAATTGAGAGGGAGTTGCAATCGGAGGAGAACTTTGAGAGCAAAAATGGTAGCATTGAGCACCTTGAGTTGGCCAAGGAATCACATGATGGCAATGATCAGAGCTCTAGCAGTAGTAGTTCAGATGATGAGGCACGAGTCACTAATGGTAAACCAAAGGAGGCCTACAATTCAGTTTTGGAAGCAAGTTCATATGATGACTTGGTTAAGCCTGTGGATTCTTTGCCTGCAGAAGCGATGTGGGCTACTGAAAATCCATCAGTTGGGGAGACTGTTAATTTAATTGCCGAAACTGCCCCTTTTATTGAATCTGTAAAGACAGTGGCATCTGTTTCCCAGGAGACAAGTCACAGGACTGAAAGTGCTCCAGTTGAGAATCCAGTGATTGCTGATGTTGTTGAATCAGGACCAAAAGAAAACCCTCTCGTTGAGTCTCCTAATCTGGTGGTTTCTGTGTCCCAGGAGACAATTTACATGACTGAAAGTGCTTCAATTCAGAATCAAGTTGTTGCTGATGTTGTTGAATCAGGACCAAAAGAAAATCCTGTTGTTGAATTTCCTAATCCAGCAGTATCTGTGTCCCTGGAGACCATTCACATGACTGAAAGTGCTCCAGTTGAGAACCCAGTGATTGCTGATGTGGTTGAATTGGGACCAAAAGAAAACCCTCTTGTCGAATCTCCTAATCTGGAAGTGTCTGTGTCCCATGAGACAATTCACTTGACTGAAAGTGCTCCGGTTGAGAATACCATGGTTGCTGATGTGGTTGAATTGGGACCAAAAGAAAACCCTCTTGTCGAATCTCCTAATCCAGCTGTATCTGTGTCCCTGGAGACAATTCACATGACTGAAAGTGCTCCAGTTGTGAATCCAGTGGTTGCTGATGTGGTTGAATCAAGATCAAATGAAAGTGATGAAAAGTTGTTGCGTAAATCAAGTCAGGCTCCAGTAGCTGTGATGGATTTGACAGTGAATAATAATGAGGATGGCATATTTCCTTTATCTGATGATCATGTTCAGGCATCGTTGACTGTGGTGGAATCAGTGTCAAATGGATATGAGGGTAAAATATCGCCATCATCTAGTGTTCCTGTTGCTGCAACTAGTAATAGTGCAGCACATGTCAAAGATTCTGAGATTCCTGAATATTCTGAAAGCCAG CCTCTGGTAGCACCAGCCCCTCAAATGGTGAAAAGAACCTCCTGGCTGAGTTGCTGTGGATTGTTTGAGGTTCTAACAGGCACCGGGAGATAA